A genome region from Christensenella minuta includes the following:
- the tuf gene encoding elongation factor Tu: protein MAKGKFERTKPHVNIGTIGHVDHGKTTLTAAITMVLAKNGQAEATKYDEIDKAPEEKERGITINTAHVEYETATRHYAHVDCPGHADYVKNMITGAAQMDGAILVVSAADGPMPQTREHILLARQVGVPYIIVYMNKTDQVDDPELLELVEMEIRELLSEYDFPGDDTPIIKGSALKALEAAQASDDIADNPDCQSIFELMEAVDTYIPEPERDIDKPFLMPVEDVFSITGRGTVATGRVERGTVKVQDTVEIVGLTDEKRSVVVTGVEMFRKLLDEAITGDNIGVLLRGVQRDEIERGQVLSKPGSIHPHTHFNSSVYVLKKEEGGRHTPFFNGYRPQFYFRTTDVTGVIELPGGTEMVMPGDNIEMEIKLITPIAIEEGLRFAIREGGRTVGSGVVSGVIE, encoded by the coding sequence ATGGCAAAGGGTAAGTTTGAAAGAACGAAGCCGCATGTAAACATCGGAACGATCGGGCACGTGGACCACGGGAAAACGACGCTGACAGCGGCGATCACGATGGTGCTGGCAAAGAACGGCCAGGCGGAAGCGACGAAATATGATGAAATCGATAAGGCGCCGGAAGAAAAAGAGCGTGGGATCACGATCAATACGGCCCATGTGGAATATGAAACGGCAACGAGGCACTATGCGCACGTAGACTGCCCGGGACACGCGGACTATGTAAAGAACATGATAACGGGAGCGGCGCAGATGGACGGAGCGATCCTGGTGGTATCGGCGGCGGACGGCCCGATGCCGCAGACGCGGGAGCACATCCTGCTTGCGAGGCAGGTAGGGGTACCGTACATCATCGTCTACATGAACAAGACGGACCAGGTAGACGATCCGGAGCTTTTGGAGCTGGTAGAGATGGAGATCAGGGAGCTGCTTTCGGAGTACGACTTTCCGGGAGACGACACCCCGATCATAAAGGGAAGCGCGCTGAAGGCGCTGGAAGCAGCGCAGGCGTCGGACGACATAGCGGACAATCCGGACTGCCAGAGCATCTTCGAGCTGATGGAAGCGGTAGACACGTATATCCCGGAACCGGAAAGAGACATCGACAAGCCGTTCCTGATGCCGGTAGAGGACGTATTCTCGATCACGGGGCGCGGGACGGTAGCAACGGGGCGCGTGGAGAGAGGGACGGTAAAGGTACAGGACACGGTAGAGATCGTCGGACTGACGGACGAGAAGCGGAGCGTAGTGGTAACGGGCGTAGAAATGTTCCGGAAGCTGCTTGACGAAGCGATCACGGGAGACAACATCGGAGTACTTCTGAGGGGAGTGCAGAGGGACGAGATCGAAAGAGGGCAGGTATTGTCGAAGCCGGGATCGATCCATCCGCATACGCACTTCAACAGCAGCGTGTACGTGCTGAAGAAGGAAGAAGGAGGCCGCCACACGCCGTTCTTCAACGGATACCGTCCGCAGTTCTATTTCAGGACGACGGACGTAACGGGAGTGATCGAGCTTCCGGGTGGAACGGAAATGGTAATGCCTGGGGACAATATCGAGATGGAGATCAAGCTGATTACGCCGATTGCGATTGAAGAAGGACTTCGGTTCGCAATCCGCGAGGGAGGCCGAACGGTAGGCTCTGGGGTTGTATCCGGTGTGATCGAATAA
- the fusA gene encoding elongation factor G encodes MSGKFPLEKVRNIGIMAHIDAGKTTATERILFYTGRTYKIGDTHDGNAVMDWMEQEQERGITITSAATTTQWEGHQINIIDTPGHVDFTVEVERSLRVLDGAVAVFCAKGGVEPQSETVWRQAEGYGVPRMAFVNKMDIMGADFYNVVDMIKERLGANPVPLQLPIGVEDTFSGVVDLVEMKAIVYPDDDPTGTKFEVVEIPDDMKEIADDYREKLIESVADHDESIMEKYFAGEEITKDEIIKVLRKGTIAGTIIPVCCGSAYRNKGVQPLLDKIVELMPSPLDIPPVKGIKPGTDEEIERPADPNGPFAALAFKIMADPFVGKLAFFRVYSGKLRSGSYVLNSTKGKRERIGRILRMHANHREEVDEVEAGDIAAAVGFKDVGTGDTLCDDKQQIILENMIFPDPVIQVAIEPKTKAGQEKMSVALQKLAEEDPTFRAYTDEETGQTIIAGMGELHLEIIVDRMLREFKVEAAVGKPQVAYREAMTKPVDVEGKYVRQSGGKGQYGHCKIHVEPLEPGSGYEFENKIVGGAIPKEYIPSIDAGIQEAAKSGIVGGYEVVDFKVTLVDGSYHEVDSSEMAFKIAGSMAIKEAFAKGGSILLEPMMKVEVVVPEEYLGDVMGNVNSRRGRIEGTEARGSGQIIRAMVPLSEMFGYATDLRSRTQGRGQFTMQFDHYEPVPKSMVEKITGEKK; translated from the coding sequence ATGTCTGGAAAATTTCCTCTTGAAAAAGTAAGGAATATCGGTATCATGGCGCATATCGATGCGGGCAAGACCACCGCTACGGAGCGTATCCTGTTCTATACGGGCAGGACCTATAAAATCGGTGACACCCACGACGGCAACGCGGTCATGGACTGGATGGAGCAGGAGCAGGAAAGAGGCATCACGATTACATCCGCTGCAACGACGACGCAGTGGGAAGGGCATCAGATCAACATTATCGATACGCCCGGACACGTTGACTTCACAGTGGAAGTAGAACGTTCCCTGCGCGTACTGGACGGAGCTGTGGCTGTGTTCTGTGCAAAAGGCGGCGTAGAGCCCCAGTCTGAAACGGTATGGCGGCAGGCAGAAGGCTACGGCGTTCCGCGTATGGCGTTCGTTAATAAAATGGACATCATGGGAGCCGATTTCTATAATGTAGTTGATATGATTAAGGAGCGCCTCGGCGCGAATCCGGTGCCGCTTCAGCTGCCGATCGGCGTTGAAGACACGTTCTCCGGCGTCGTTGACCTTGTGGAAATGAAGGCGATCGTTTATCCGGACGATGATCCTACGGGTACAAAGTTCGAGGTCGTCGAAATTCCGGATGACATGAAGGAAATTGCGGACGACTACCGTGAGAAGCTGATCGAATCTGTGGCGGATCACGACGAGTCCATTATGGAAAAATATTTCGCCGGCGAAGAGATCACGAAAGACGAGATCATCAAGGTCCTGCGCAAAGGAACGATTGCCGGTACGATTATTCCGGTGTGCTGCGGCAGCGCATACCGCAATAAGGGCGTGCAGCCCCTGCTCGACAAAATCGTGGAGCTGATGCCGTCTCCGCTGGATATTCCTCCGGTCAAAGGCATCAAGCCGGGCACAGACGAGGAAATCGAGCGCCCGGCAGACCCGAACGGCCCCTTTGCGGCTCTGGCCTTTAAGATTATGGCCGATCCGTTCGTTGGGAAGCTGGCATTCTTCCGTGTTTATTCCGGCAAACTCAGGAGCGGTTCTTATGTGCTCAACTCCACGAAGGGTAAGCGCGAGAGGATCGGGCGTATCCTGAGGATGCACGCAAACCACCGGGAAGAAGTGGACGAGGTCGAGGCTGGCGATATCGCGGCGGCCGTTGGTTTCAAAGATGTTGGAACGGGCGATACGCTGTGCGACGACAAACAGCAGATCATCCTTGAAAACATGATATTTCCAGATCCGGTTATCCAGGTGGCGATTGAGCCGAAGACAAAGGCAGGTCAGGAAAAGATGTCGGTCGCGCTGCAGAAGCTGGCAGAAGAAGACCCGACATTCCGTGCCTATACGGATGAAGAGACGGGGCAGACGATCATCGCCGGTATGGGCGAGCTGCATTTGGAAATCATCGTAGACCGCATGCTCCGCGAATTCAAGGTGGAAGCGGCGGTAGGTAAGCCGCAGGTCGCTTACAGGGAAGCGATGACCAAGCCGGTCGATGTGGAAGGCAAATATGTCCGCCAGTCTGGTGGTAAAGGCCAGTATGGTCATTGTAAAATTCACGTTGAACCTCTGGAGCCCGGCAGCGGCTATGAGTTCGAGAATAAAATTGTTGGCGGCGCGATTCCGAAGGAATATATCCCGTCGATCGACGCAGGGATTCAGGAAGCGGCCAAGAGCGGTATTGTCGGCGGCTACGAAGTGGTAGACTTCAAGGTTACGCTGGTCGACGGTTCTTACCACGAAGTTGACTCCTCGGAAATGGCGTTCAAGATCGCGGGTTCCATGGCAATCAAGGAAGCGTTCGCGAAGGGCGGCAGCATTCTTTTGGAGCCGATGATGAAGGTCGAGGTGGTCGTTCCGGAAGAATACCTTGGCGACGTAATGGGAAATGTAAATTCCCGCCGCGGAAGGATCGAAGGAACGGAAGCGCGCGGCAGCGGACAGATTATCCGTGCAATGGTACCGCTTTCCGAGATGTTCGGCTATGCGACGGACCTGCGCTCGAGAACGCAGGGACGCGGACAGTTCACAATGCAGTTTGACCACTACGAACCGGTTCCGAAGAGCATGGTAGAGAAGATTACCGGGGAAAAGAAGTAA
- the rpsG gene encoding 30S ribosomal protein S7: protein MPRRGGVPKREVIADPMYNSTVVTKLINQIMVDGKRGTAQRICYDAFEIIKEKTGQDAIDVFNSCMENVMPVLEVKARRVGGATYQVPMEVRPERRQTLAIRWLALFSGKRGERTMRERLASEIMDAANNTGASVKKKEDMHKMAEANKAFAHYRW from the coding sequence ATGCCTAGACGTGGTGGAGTTCCGAAGCGTGAGGTAATAGCGGATCCTATGTATAACAGCACGGTCGTAACTAAGCTCATCAACCAGATCATGGTTGACGGAAAGCGTGGAACGGCTCAGCGGATTTGCTACGACGCTTTTGAAATAATCAAAGAAAAAACAGGACAGGATGCGATTGACGTATTCAATTCCTGTATGGAAAACGTAATGCCTGTACTGGAAGTGAAGGCGCGGCGCGTCGGCGGTGCGACCTATCAGGTTCCGATGGAAGTGCGCCCCGAGCGGCGGCAGACGCTGGCGATCCGCTGGCTGGCCCTGTTCTCAGGCAAGCGCGGCGAGCGTACGATGCGTGAACGCCTTGCGTCGGAGATTATGGACGCGGCCAATAACACAGGCGCAAGCGTAAAGAAGAAAGAAGATATGCATAAGATGGCGGAAGCGAACAAGGCATTCGCGCATTACAGGTGGTAA
- the rpsL gene encoding 30S ribosomal protein S12, whose protein sequence is MPTINQLVKHGRKSQVSKSNSPILKQSPQKRGVCLAVRTMTPKKPNSALRKIARVRLVNGMEGTAYIPGIGHNLQEHSVVLIRGGRVKDLPGVRYHIIRGALDTAGVADRKQARSRYGAKMPKK, encoded by the coding sequence ATGCCTACCATAAACCAATTGGTAAAACACGGCAGAAAATCTCAGGTTTCAAAATCGAATTCGCCTATACTGAAGCAATCTCCCCAGAAGAGGGGTGTATGTCTTGCAGTAAGGACGATGACTCCTAAAAAGCCGAATTCTGCTCTTCGTAAAATTGCAAGGGTTCGCCTTGTAAACGGCATGGAAGGTACGGCTTACATTCCGGGAATCGGCCATAACCTGCAGGAACATAGCGTTGTCCTCATCAGAGGCGGCAGGGTAAAAGACCTCCCTGGTGTAAGATATCATATCATTCGCGGCGCCCTCGATACGGCCGGTGTTGCGGATCGGAAACAGGCGCGCAGCCGTTACGGCGCGAAAATGCCTAAAAAATAA
- a CDS encoding ribosomal L7Ae/L30e/S12e/Gadd45 family protein produces MFEELENAENKVVGLKQLLRGLAADEVVMVYIADDADGHVKEQILSAIGEKEIHVVNVESMRELGIRCGIDVAAACAAILKN; encoded by the coding sequence ATGTTTGAGGAACTGGAAAACGCCGAAAACAAAGTGGTCGGACTGAAGCAACTGCTGCGCGGGCTTGCCGCGGACGAAGTCGTTATGGTGTACATCGCCGACGATGCGGACGGGCACGTGAAGGAGCAGATTCTATCGGCCATTGGCGAAAAGGAAATCCATGTGGTAAACGTGGAATCCATGCGCGAACTGGGGATACGGTGCGGTATCGATGTCGCTGCCGCATGCGCTGCGATCCTAAAAAACTAA
- the rpoC gene encoding DNA-directed RNA polymerase subunit beta' codes for MFELNTFDSIQIGLASPEKIREWSHGEVKKPETINYRTLKPEKDGLFCERIFGPTKDWECHCGRYKRIRYKGIVCEKCGVEVTRAKVRRERMGHIELAAPVSHIWYFKGIPSRMGLLLDMSPRSLEKVLYFAAFVVTEPGETPLEYKQLLTDKEYREAQAKFGEDSFSAGMGAEAVKVLLKKVDLEEEAKALREELKTSTGQKRIRAIKRLEVVEAFRQSGNKPEWIIMDVVPVIPPELRPMVQLDGGRFATSDLNDLYRRVINRNNRLNRLLQLRAPDIIVRNEKRMLQEAVDALIDNGRRGRPVTGPGNRPLKSLSDMLRGKQGRFRQNLLGKRVDYSGRSVIVVGPELKMYQCGLPKEMALELFKPFVMKKLVEEGFAHNIKSAKRMVEKVRPEVWDVLEEVIKGHPVLLNRAPTLHRLGIQAFEPILVEGRAIKLHPLACTAYNADFDGDQMAVHVPLSVEAQSEARFLMLAANNILKPQDGKPVVSPTQDMVIGSYYLTIHRKGAKGEGSIFASPDEAILAYNTGNIDLQAMVKIRVTKEVDGGMKTGIIETTTGRVIFNQAIPQDLGYMDRSIPGNELRFEVDQLIDKKQLGKLVDLCYAKLGPTKTSHVLDNIKKQGFHYSTIGAITVSVSDIKIPPAKKKLIAEAEDRVLTIEKQYKRGLLTDKEKKDNAVKVWEETTGKVTDALMKSLDEFNPIYMMANSGARGSTNQIRQLAGMRGLMADPNGEIIEIPIRANFREGLTVLEYFISSHGARKGLADTALRTADSGYLTRRLVDVSHNVIVREVDCFENLGEQVQGVPIRKLTNTSGKEVIEPLCDRIRGRYTSQDVIDKDGSVIVKANEMITNEIADRIERAGIEEVYIRTVFTCKSEHGVCAKCYGANMATGGPVDIGEAVGVIAAQSIGEPGTQLTMRTFHTGGVAGGDITQGLPRVEELFEARKPRGLAVISEIAGTVAINDTRKKREITVANDSGEAKTYLIPYGSRVTVADGQVIEAGDELTEGSINPNDILKIKGVKGVQEYLLKEVQMVYRMQGVEISDKHLEIIVRQMLKKCKIEDAGDTSMLPGELVDIFQFDKENEQMIEGGKEPATASRVLLGITKASLSTNSFLSAASFQETTRVLTEAAIKGKVDPLLGLKENIIIGKLIPAGTGMKRYKNIDVISNVVNEDIAAQIDDDLSDTEL; via the coding sequence TTGTTTGAACTCAATACATTTGATTCGATACAGATTGGTTTGGCATCTCCGGAGAAAATACGCGAATGGTCGCACGGCGAGGTTAAAAAGCCCGAAACGATCAATTACCGCACGTTGAAACCGGAGAAGGACGGACTGTTCTGTGAACGCATTTTCGGCCCCACGAAGGACTGGGAATGCCACTGCGGAAGATATAAAAGAATCCGCTATAAGGGAATTGTGTGCGAAAAGTGCGGAGTGGAAGTGACGCGCGCCAAGGTGCGGCGCGAACGCATGGGCCACATCGAGCTCGCCGCACCGGTCTCCCACATCTGGTACTTCAAGGGGATCCCGTCCCGTATGGGCCTGCTCCTCGATATGTCCCCGCGTTCGCTCGAAAAGGTGCTGTATTTTGCGGCCTTCGTCGTGACGGAACCGGGGGAAACTCCTCTTGAATACAAACAACTGCTGACAGATAAGGAATACCGCGAAGCGCAGGCCAAGTTCGGCGAGGACTCGTTCTCGGCGGGCATGGGCGCGGAGGCGGTCAAGGTGCTGCTGAAAAAGGTCGACCTTGAGGAAGAAGCAAAGGCCCTGCGCGAGGAACTGAAGACCTCCACCGGCCAAAAGCGCATCCGCGCGATCAAGCGTCTCGAGGTTGTGGAAGCATTCCGCCAGTCCGGAAACAAACCGGAATGGATTATTATGGATGTGGTTCCGGTGATCCCGCCCGAACTGCGCCCGATGGTGCAGCTCGACGGCGGACGTTTCGCGACGTCCGACCTCAACGACCTGTACCGCCGCGTAATTAACCGTAACAACCGCCTCAACAGGCTTTTACAGTTGCGGGCTCCCGATATTATCGTCAGGAACGAAAAGCGTATGCTGCAGGAAGCGGTAGATGCTTTGATCGATAACGGCAGGCGCGGACGTCCGGTGACGGGCCCCGGCAACCGGCCGTTAAAGTCCCTGTCCGACATGCTGCGCGGCAAGCAGGGGCGTTTCCGCCAGAACCTGCTCGGAAAGCGCGTCGACTATTCCGGCCGCAGCGTCATTGTGGTTGGACCGGAACTGAAAATGTACCAATGCGGTCTTCCGAAGGAAATGGCGCTCGAGCTCTTTAAGCCGTTCGTCATGAAAAAGCTTGTGGAGGAAGGCTTTGCCCATAACATCAAGTCTGCGAAACGGATGGTGGAAAAAGTGCGGCCCGAGGTCTGGGACGTTCTTGAAGAAGTGATCAAGGGACATCCGGTGCTTTTGAACCGCGCGCCTACGCTGCACAGGCTGGGTATTCAGGCGTTTGAGCCGATCCTGGTGGAGGGACGCGCGATTAAGCTGCATCCGCTCGCATGTACGGCATACAATGCCGACTTCGACGGCGACCAGATGGCTGTGCACGTTCCGCTTTCCGTGGAAGCACAGTCCGAAGCGCGGTTTCTCATGCTCGCAGCGAACAACATCTTAAAGCCGCAGGACGGAAAACCCGTCGTATCGCCTACGCAGGATATGGTCATCGGGTCCTATTACCTGACCATCCATCGGAAGGGCGCGAAGGGAGAGGGCAGCATCTTTGCTTCCCCGGATGAAGCGATCCTCGCATACAACACGGGCAACATCGACCTGCAGGCGATGGTGAAGATCCGCGTGACAAAAGAAGTGGACGGCGGGATGAAAACGGGTATCATCGAGACGACGACGGGCCGCGTGATTTTTAACCAGGCGATCCCGCAGGACCTCGGATATATGGACCGGTCCATCCCCGGAAATGAATTGAGATTTGAAGTGGACCAGCTGATCGATAAAAAGCAGCTCGGGAAGCTGGTTGACCTCTGCTATGCAAAGCTCGGGCCCACGAAAACCTCCCATGTATTGGATAATATCAAAAAGCAGGGTTTCCACTATTCGACAATCGGCGCGATTACGGTCTCCGTTTCGGATATCAAGATTCCGCCAGCGAAAAAGAAACTGATTGCCGAAGCGGAGGACCGCGTGTTGACGATCGAAAAGCAGTATAAGCGCGGACTGCTGACGGATAAGGAAAAGAAAGACAATGCGGTCAAGGTTTGGGAAGAGACTACGGGCAAGGTGACGGACGCATTGATGAAGAGCCTCGACGAGTTCAATCCCATTTACATGATGGCCAACTCCGGCGCCCGTGGTTCAACAAACCAGATCAGGCAGTTGGCCGGTATGCGCGGACTGATGGCGGACCCGAACGGTGAAATCATTGAAATTCCGATCCGCGCGAACTTCCGCGAGGGCCTTACCGTTCTGGAATACTTCATTTCCTCGCACGGCGCGCGGAAGGGCCTTGCCGATACGGCGCTTAGAACGGCAGACTCCGGCTACCTGACACGCCGCCTCGTTGACGTTTCCCATAACGTCATCGTGCGCGAAGTGGACTGCTTCGAGAATCTCGGCGAGCAGGTACAGGGCGTGCCGATCAGGAAGCTTACGAACACGAGCGGCAAGGAAGTTATCGAGCCGCTGTGCGACAGGATCCGTGGACGTTATACGTCTCAGGACGTGATCGATAAAGACGGCAGTGTAATCGTCAAGGCCAACGAGATGATTACGAATGAAATTGCCGACAGGATCGAGAGGGCGGGCATCGAGGAGGTCTATATCCGTACGGTGTTTACCTGCAAGAGCGAGCATGGCGTGTGCGCGAAGTGCTATGGCGCGAACATGGCGACGGGCGGACCGGTCGACATCGGCGAAGCAGTGGGCGTCATCGCGGCGCAGTCCATCGGCGAGCCGGGTACGCAGCTGACGATGCGGACGTTCCATACGGGCGGCGTTGCCGGCGGCGATATCACGCAGGGCCTCCCTCGTGTAGAGGAATTGTTTGAAGCGAGAAAGCCGCGCGGCCTTGCCGTCATCTCCGAAATTGCGGGAACGGTTGCCATCAACGATACGCGCAAAAAACGCGAAATCACAGTGGCGAACGATTCGGGCGAGGCAAAGACGTACCTCATTCCGTATGGTTCGCGCGTAACGGTTGCGGACGGACAGGTGATCGAAGCGGGCGACGAGCTCACGGAAGGTTCGATCAACCCGAATGATATTTTGAAGATCAAGGGCGTTAAGGGCGTTCAGGAATACCTTCTGAAAGAAGTCCAGATGGTGTACCGGATGCAGGGCGTCGAGATTTCCGATAAGCACCTTGAGATCATTGTGCGCCAGATGCTTAAAAAGTGCAAGATCGAGGATGCGGGCGATACGTCCATGCTTCCGGGCGAACTCGTGGACATCTTCCAGTTTGATAAAGAGAACGAGCAGATGATTGAGGGCGGCAAGGAACCGGCGACTGCGTCGCGCGTGCTCCTTGGTATCACCAAGGCTTCGCTTTCCACGAACAGCTTCCTTTCGGCGGCTTCCTTCCAGGAGACGACAAGGGTGCTGACCGAGGCGGCGATCAAAGGGAAGGTGGATCCGCTCCTTGGCCTCAAGGAGAACATCATCATCGGTAAATTGATCCCGGCCGGCACAGGCATGAAGCGTTACAAGAACATCGACGTCATCAGCAATGTTGTCAACGAAGACATTGCGGCCCAGATCGACGACGACTTGTCGGATACCGAACTCTGA